The following is a genomic window from Methanoculleus thermophilus.
GGAGACCCGGAACACCGTAAACAAAACGACAGTGATCCTCTCGTTCATCGATCCGACGTGGACACCGGAAAAGACCGGCCTCTGGGGTTGGAAACCCTCCTTTTTTACGGCTGATTCCCGTCGTTCGGCCGGCCTATCCGCAGAGCATTGGCAATGACCGCAAGCGAGAGCCCCATATCCCCGATTGCCACCGCCATCCAGAGGGTGGCCAGACCCGGGACGGCGAGTGCGGCGATGCCGAGTTTGACGACGAGTGCTGCTGTGACATTCTGCCGGATGACCGAGACGGTCTTCTTGGAGAGAGTTACGAGGTAGGCAATCCGGGATATGTCGTCCTCCATCACGACGATATCGGCTGCCTCGATCGCGACATCCGACCCTATGGCCCCCATCGCGACCCCGACATTCGCCCGGGCAAGCGCCGGCGCGTCGTTCACGCCATCACCGACCATCACCACGAGCCCGTAGCGTTCCATCAGCCGCTCGACCATTGTCACCTTCTCCTCGGGGAGGAGTCCGGCATGGCACTCGTCGATCCCGATGCGGCGGGCCACTGCACTCCCTACGCGCTCGTTGTCCCCGGTGAGCATCACCGTCCGGATATTGCGCGACTTAAGTTCGGCCACCGTCTCTTGCGCATTCTCGCGGATCACGTCGGAGAGCGCGATGAGTCCGATGACCTGTGAGTCAGTGCCGGCGAGAACGACGGTCTTTCCTTCGTTCTCCAGCCGCTCGTAGGCAGTCCGCCAGAGCCCGCTCTCAAGCCCGGCAAAGAGCGCCTCGTTTCCGAGGAGGTAGTTCTCGCTGCCGATCCTGCCCTGAACTCCTCTGCCGGTGATCGAGGCGAACTCCTCCACATCCCGGAGCGCGATGCCCTCCTCCACCGCCCGCCGCCGAACCGCTTCTGCGATCGGGTGACCGGAACGGGACTCAAGCGACGCAGCGATCCTGAGTACCTCCCCCGCCGGCATCGCAAGACCGATCACATCGACCACCTCAAGCCTTCCGGTCGTGAGCGTCCCGGTTTTGTCGAAAACGACCACCTTTGCGTGTCCCACGGCCTCGAGGGAGTCCCTGCCCTTGATGAGCACCCCGTTACGCGCTGCAGTCGTGATCCCCGAGACCATCGAGACCGGGGTGGATATGGCAAGTGCGCAGGGACAGGCTATGACGAGGAGGATCAGCGCCCGGTAAAACGCCTCGATGAATGGGACACCGAAGGCGAGCGGGGGGATCACGACGAGGAGGGCGGCGAGGAGGATGATCGCCGGGGTGTAGTATCGTGAGAACCGCTCGATGAAGGCCTCGGTGGGGGAGGTGTGGGCCTGGGCTTCCGCGACCAGGGCCACGACCCGGGCAATCGTGCTCTCCTCTTCGGGCTTTGTCACCCGAACCTCGAGGTAGCCTTCCACGTTCTGGGTCCCGGCGTAGACATCGTCCCCGACACCTTTTGCCACCGGGACGCTCTCTCCCGTGATCGCGGCCTGGTTGACCGAGGATACGCCGGCAATGACAACGCCGTCGAGCGGGACGGTGTCGCCAGGTCTGACGATCGCGATCTCCCCGACTCCGACCTCGCCGACGGGGACGATCACCTCACCATCGCCCCGCCGGACCCGAGCGGTCTGCGGAGCGATCTCAAGGAGCGAGGCTATCGAGCGCTCCGCCCTCCCGGCAGCATACTCTTCCAGGAACTCGGCGATGGCGTAGAGATAGAGAACTGTCGCACCCTCGGCAGGATTGCCCGTCAGGAACGCACCTGCTGCTGCGATGGATATCAACACGGAGATGCTGAACTGGAGCCGGATCAGGGCAAGGAACCCGGACCTCAGGACCTCGTAACCGGAGATGATCGCGGCGGCGAGCAGCAGGATCGTGCCGATGAACGGGTACGGTGTGAAGTACTCAATAAATATGCCGAGAAGCAGAAGGGCGCCCGAGACCGCGAAGATCGTGATCTGGCGGCGGGTGATGGCCGGTCTGTGGATCTCGCAGACCCCGGCCCGGCAGCGTGGGCAGGATGGACACGCGTCATCCCCTGCCATGGTCTACCCCCGAATGCTCTTCGATCTTTTGGACGCGGGACTCCAGCATACTGCAGAGGTGTTGGGCAGCTCTGCATAAATATAGTGAGGACCTCATGTCCAGGCAATGCCTGGGTAAGTTTCACAGTAATTGACGTGAGAAATTCTCCTGCGGCACTGGCGAGACTGCCCTAATTTGCATAATTGGATCCGATCGATCCCGGAATTAATGGTAATACCGCGATGAGGCCACTAGGTCCTGACATCGCTCCACTCTAATCAGAACTGCATGGATTTCAAGAACATTTAAATAGTAAAGTTCCTGGAATACCCTGCATCAGGGTATGGCTCTAGAGGAGACCGCCTTATGATTCAGGGATCGATAGCGAGTTTATCTGTTTGCGTCGTCGGCCTTGGATACGTTGGCTACCCTCGCACTGTCGCGTTCTCGCAACATCTTCGAACAATTGGTGACCTCGATGTGAACATCCTGGCCGGCCGGGCGATCAACGACGCCATGCCCAAACACATCGCCGAGATCGCGATCAAGGAGCTGAACCGGGTCGGCAAGGTGATCCGGGATTCAATAGTCCTCATCATGGGCCTGACCTACAAAGAGAACGTCCCCGATACAAGGGAGAGCCCGGCCGAGGAGGTGATCCACGAGCTCAAGGAGTTCGATATCGATGTGTCCGGGTATGACCCCCTTCTCTCCCCGGCCGAGATCGAACAGTTCGGGGCAAAGCCAGTTGCGTCGCTCAAGGGGCTCGAGGATCCGGTGGACTGCATCATTATCAATTCGCCGCACAGTGTCTTTGCGGGGCTGACGCTGGATGCGGTGCTCTCCATCTGTGATGGGAAGCCGATCATCGTGGACGTGACCGGGATGCTCCGGAATAATGGTGGGGTGCGGGAGGAGTGTATGTATTGTACGTTGTGAGATCCCCGGTTATGACGAAAAGGAGCGGAAACATAACCTTTCGAGGGATAAATGCATGGACGTAATCATCGTCGTTCACACCGAGTTTGGATTTGTACATGCCAGAGAGGTTATCCCTGACAAGAATGCCACGGAGGGCGTCAGCAAGGGTGTCCCGAACCTGATCAAGGTTGCGGATAGACACGGAGCCAAGGTAACATTTGCCGTAATGCCTGAGGTGGTTGGCGCTTTCCCAAGGGACATCAACCACGAAGTCGGGCTGCATATCCACCCGGGATGGGAAGAATTCTGGCAGAGCGGCTTCACCTTTCATGTCGGTGACAAGTACCTGCGGGAGCATTGTCATCAATCATCCACCTCCACGGTGCTGAGAGGCTACCCATACAAAGAACAGCTCGATATGATCCAGACTGGTTCGGACTGCATCACCGAATCGTTGGGGGTCAGACCGACCACGTTTGTGGCTGGTAAGTGGTCTATCGATAACAATACGGTCAGAGCACTGATATCCGCAGGAGTGGAACGGGACTGCTCAGCCCCCGCCCATTCAAGGCCCTGCCATTATGACTGGTCAAAACTGCCTCGTATCTGTATGCCGTACCGTCCCAGCGAGCATGACTATCAGGAGAAGGGCGATCTTCCTCTCCTGATTGTGCCCATATCTCAGATGTTCCATGCCGGAAATGTAAACCCCGAAGTTGTTCCCCAAGTTGGCCTATCCTGGCTGAAGGCGTGTTTCACCGAGTACTACAGTCAGAGGATGCCCCTCTTCCACATCTGCCTCCACTCGCCCTGCATGACAGATCCTTACTTCCTCTCGGTGATGGATGAGTTTCTGGGGTTCATAGCCCAGCACCGGAATATCAACTTCAGATTTGCATCTGAGGTTCATGAGTATGCCCCGGTCAATCCCTCCACTCGAGTTGTCCCGTATTTGTTAGGTCTAAATAGGAATATTCTCGGATTGGGCTGGAAAGCGGCATTTAAAAAGATATTTTGATGAAATCTATGACTAATTCATATAGCATACTATTCGCTCTCACCAATACCATCTACAGAGCGATCTTCCATGAAGAGATCAGTACTGAGGTTGAAAAGTTTATCAAAAACCTCTCCTACGTGGGCATCGGGACGATTGTCGCATCAGTCTTCTCGTTTTCGTTTAATATACTTGCAGGTCGCTGGCTAGGGCCATTGGAGTATGGAACATTCACGCTGATCCAATCGGTGGCCATGTTCCTCTATATCCCTATGCTGCTTGGGTTTCACACGGCAATGATCAAGTACAATGCCGAGAAAATTGATTTTGCAAGGCAGAGATGCATCATCTCGACGACTTACATCTTAGTATTCTTGTTCACAGTTGTATCTCTCCTAGTTTATTTCATTTTTTCAAACGAGCTCACGGCCATATTCTCAATATCTCATGAAGTATTCCTTTTTGCAGTACTCTTCGCCGTCCTGTTTGTGTTTTATA
Proteins encoded in this region:
- a CDS encoding heavy metal translocating P-type ATPase; this encodes MAGDDACPSCPRCRAGVCEIHRPAITRRQITIFAVSGALLLLGIFIEYFTPYPFIGTILLLAAAIISGYEVLRSGFLALIRLQFSISVLISIAAAGAFLTGNPAEGATVLYLYAIAEFLEEYAAGRAERSIASLLEIAPQTARVRRGDGEVIVPVGEVGVGEIAIVRPGDTVPLDGVVIAGVSSVNQAAITGESVPVAKGVGDDVYAGTQNVEGYLEVRVTKPEEESTIARVVALVAEAQAHTSPTEAFIERFSRYYTPAIILLAALLVVIPPLAFGVPFIEAFYRALILLVIACPCALAISTPVSMVSGITTAARNGVLIKGRDSLEAVGHAKVVVFDKTGTLTTGRLEVVDVIGLAMPAGEVLRIAASLESRSGHPIAEAVRRRAVEEGIALRDVEEFASITGRGVQGRIGSENYLLGNEALFAGLESGLWRTAYERLENEGKTVVLAGTDSQVIGLIALSDVIRENAQETVAELKSRNIRTVMLTGDNERVGSAVARRIGIDECHAGLLPEEKVTMVERLMERYGLVVMVGDGVNDAPALARANVGVAMGAIGSDVAIEAADIVVMEDDISRIAYLVTLSKKTVSVIRQNVTAALVVKLGIAALAVPGLATLWMAVAIGDMGLSLAVIANALRIGRPNDGNQP
- a CDS encoding UDP binding domain-containing protein, which codes for MIQGSIASLSVCVVGLGYVGYPRTVAFSQHLRTIGDLDVNILAGRAINDAMPKHIAEIAIKELNRVGKVIRDSIVLIMGLTYKENVPDTRESPAEEVIHELKEFDIDVSGYDPLLSPAEIEQFGAKPVASLKGLEDPVDCIIINSPHSVFAGLTLDAVLSICDGKPIIVDVTGMLRNNGGVREECMYCTL
- a CDS encoding polysaccharide deacetylase family protein yields the protein MDVIIVVHTEFGFVHAREVIPDKNATEGVSKGVPNLIKVADRHGAKVTFAVMPEVVGAFPRDINHEVGLHIHPGWEEFWQSGFTFHVGDKYLREHCHQSSTSTVLRGYPYKEQLDMIQTGSDCITESLGVRPTTFVAGKWSIDNNTVRALISAGVERDCSAPAHSRPCHYDWSKLPRICMPYRPSEHDYQEKGDLPLLIVPISQMFHAGNVNPEVVPQVGLSWLKACFTEYYSQRMPLFHICLHSPCMTDPYFLSVMDEFLGFIAQHRNINFRFASEVHEYAPVNPSTRVVPYLLGLNRNILGLGWKAAFKKIF